One window of Arthrobacter oryzae genomic DNA carries:
- a CDS encoding winged helix-turn-helix domain-containing protein has protein sequence MSNILMNRTRSQIVRFLLKNGPSTCSEIGAGLKASPSSIRRQLNLLGNAGLVQRASSQFAVSPEQVHRQTDAFAATFHFTVMPPDGPAPMS, from the coding sequence ATGTCGAACATCCTGATGAACCGAACGCGAAGCCAAATTGTCCGCTTCTTACTCAAGAACGGTCCATCAACGTGCAGCGAAATCGGAGCCGGGCTAAAGGCATCGCCGTCGAGCATCCGCCGGCAGCTCAACCTCCTTGGCAACGCCGGTCTTGTCCAGCGAGCCTCCAGCCAGTTCGCGGTCTCTCCCGAGCAAGTGCACCGCCAGACCGACGCCTTTGCAGCCACCTTCCACTTCACGGTCATGCCGCCGGATGGCCCTGCTCCAATGAGCTAG
- a CDS encoding glutamate synthase subunit beta has protein sequence MADPRGFLKVRQRETQPRRPVPVRIMDWKEVYEAQEKGVLKSQAGRCMDCGVPFCHQGCPLGNLIPEWNDLVWRDKGEEAIERLHATNNFPEWTGRLCPAPCEASCVLGINQPAVTIKQVEVSIIDEAFDNGWVNPLPPTRLTGKTVAVVGSGPAGLAVAQQLTRVGHTVAVYERDDKIGGLLRYGIPDFKMEKEQVDRRLEQMKAEGTRFRTGVAVGTDVTWEQLRRRYDAVVVATGATVPRNLPIPGRELEGVHYAMDYLVPANRVVAGEQVENQIHAKGKHVVILGGGDTGADCLGTAHRHGAASVTTLAIGKQPSVERTPNQPWPTFPTLFEVASAHEEGGERTYLASTVEFVGENGKLTGVKVAETEFVDGKRLPKAGTERIIPADLVFLSLGFTGAEPAGITEQVHAEFDGRGNVARDGYYMTNTEGVFVAGDAGRGQSLIVWAIAEGRACAAAVDKFLMGTTILPAPVAPTDRAIAVL, from the coding sequence GTGGCTGATCCACGCGGATTTCTGAAAGTACGTCAGCGTGAAACCCAGCCGCGCCGTCCCGTTCCCGTCCGCATTATGGACTGGAAGGAAGTGTACGAGGCTCAGGAAAAGGGTGTCCTGAAGAGCCAGGCCGGCCGCTGCATGGATTGCGGCGTGCCGTTCTGCCACCAGGGCTGCCCGCTGGGGAACCTGATTCCCGAGTGGAACGACCTCGTGTGGCGGGACAAGGGCGAGGAAGCGATTGAGCGGCTGCATGCCACCAACAACTTCCCCGAATGGACCGGCCGGCTGTGCCCGGCTCCCTGCGAGGCGTCCTGCGTGCTGGGGATCAACCAGCCTGCGGTGACCATCAAGCAGGTTGAGGTCTCCATCATTGACGAGGCGTTCGACAACGGCTGGGTCAACCCGCTGCCGCCTACCCGCCTGACGGGCAAGACCGTGGCAGTGGTGGGCTCCGGCCCCGCCGGCCTGGCCGTGGCCCAGCAGCTGACCCGTGTGGGCCACACCGTTGCCGTGTACGAGCGCGACGACAAGATCGGCGGGCTCCTGCGTTACGGCATTCCCGACTTCAAGATGGAGAAGGAACAGGTTGACCGGCGCCTTGAGCAGATGAAGGCCGAAGGCACGCGCTTCCGGACCGGCGTTGCCGTGGGCACCGACGTGACCTGGGAGCAGCTCCGCCGCCGGTACGACGCCGTGGTGGTTGCCACCGGCGCCACCGTGCCGCGGAACCTGCCGATCCCGGGCCGCGAGCTCGAAGGCGTGCACTACGCCATGGACTACCTCGTGCCGGCCAACCGCGTGGTTGCGGGGGAGCAGGTGGAGAACCAGATCCACGCCAAGGGCAAGCACGTGGTGATCTTGGGCGGCGGCGACACGGGCGCTGACTGCCTCGGCACCGCACACCGCCACGGGGCCGCCTCGGTGACCACCCTGGCGATCGGCAAGCAGCCGTCCGTGGAGCGCACGCCGAACCAGCCGTGGCCCACGTTCCCCACGCTCTTCGAAGTGGCGAGTGCGCACGAAGAGGGCGGTGAGCGTACGTACCTCGCCTCCACGGTGGAATTCGTTGGCGAAAACGGCAAGCTCACGGGCGTGAAGGTTGCCGAGACCGAGTTCGTGGACGGCAAGCGTCTCCCGAAGGCAGGCACCGAGCGGATCATTCCCGCGGACCTGGTGTTCCTGTCCCTGGGCTTCACCGGCGCGGAGCCTGCCGGCATCACCGAGCAGGTCCACGCTGAATTCGACGGCCGCGGCAACGTGGCCCGCGACGGCTACTACATGACCAACACCGAGGGTGTGTTCGTTGCCGGTGACGCCGGCCGCGGGCAGTCGCTCATCGTGTGGGCCATCGCCGAGGGCCGCGCCTGCGCTGCAGCCGTTGACAAATTCCTGATGGGGACGACGATCCTGCCTGCCCCGGTTGCCCCAACCGACCGGGCCATCGCCGTTCTCTAG
- a CDS encoding ANTAR domain-containing response regulator: protein MSEQTESNPNTQPARRVIVAEDETLIRLDIIEILRGEGYDVIGEADNGEKAVQLAEELKPDLVLMDVKMPVMDGISAAEKIVKARIAPVVLLTAFSQKELVERARDAGAMAYVVKPFTPADLIPALEIALSRHEEIKALENEVSDLQEQFATRKLVERAKSLLTTKMGLTEPEAFRWIQKTSMDRRLSMREVAETIINQVN, encoded by the coding sequence GTGTCAGAACAGACGGAGTCAAACCCCAACACCCAGCCGGCCCGCCGCGTGATTGTCGCCGAGGACGAGACCCTTATCCGCCTGGACATCATCGAAATCCTCCGGGGCGAAGGCTATGACGTCATCGGCGAAGCGGACAACGGCGAGAAGGCCGTCCAGCTGGCCGAGGAACTCAAGCCTGACCTCGTCCTGATGGATGTCAAGATGCCGGTCATGGACGGCATCTCAGCAGCCGAAAAGATCGTCAAGGCCCGCATTGCCCCCGTGGTGCTCCTCACGGCCTTCAGCCAGAAGGAGCTCGTTGAGCGTGCCCGCGACGCCGGCGCCATGGCCTACGTGGTCAAGCCGTTCACGCCCGCGGACCTGATCCCCGCCCTCGAAATCGCGCTCTCCCGCCACGAAGAGATCAAGGCCCTCGAAAACGAGGTCTCCGACCTCCAGGAGCAGTTCGCCACCCGCAAGCTCGTGGAGCGCGCCAAGAGCCTGCTCACCACCAAGATGGGCCTCACCGAGCCCGAGGCCTTCCGCTGGATCCAGAAGACCTCCATGGACCGCCGCCTCAGCATGCGCGAGGTTGCCGAAACCATCATCAACCAAGTCAACTAA
- a CDS encoding RNA polymerase sigma factor, with protein MVAVDGVRRYVVSHLSRIGRACDVDDVMQDIRVAVWDGVTRGHYRQLPGVPFGAWVQGVCANVCAAHIRRELSHQTFPLLMEPGAADEPASLDALAILGIGGVDRSAEKIIDQEWARTIIELTRASVPGEVWDLAVDSLTGPRQYGPPSTQDRRRWHAATVVRQTARTVQNALEVEPKEIRNIGDVCQRAAECLPTPVLGQTAATIVRPDLRGPDRARALAALAAELGVTERYVAVQIGFARRLYQTSWRILQGARRPAR; from the coding sequence ATGGTCGCCGTTGACGGTGTGCGCCGATATGTCGTTTCGCATCTGTCCCGGATCGGCCGGGCCTGCGACGTGGACGACGTTATGCAGGACATCCGGGTAGCAGTGTGGGATGGAGTGACCCGCGGCCATTATCGGCAACTCCCAGGCGTTCCCTTCGGGGCCTGGGTCCAGGGAGTTTGCGCCAACGTGTGCGCCGCGCACATCCGCAGGGAACTGAGCCATCAGACGTTCCCGTTGCTCATGGAGCCCGGGGCTGCGGACGAACCGGCATCGCTCGATGCTCTGGCGATTCTGGGTATCGGCGGCGTGGATCGAAGTGCTGAGAAAATCATCGATCAGGAATGGGCGCGAACGATTATCGAACTGACACGAGCGAGCGTGCCGGGGGAAGTTTGGGACCTCGCCGTTGACAGTCTGACCGGGCCACGCCAGTACGGCCCGCCTTCGACACAGGACCGCCGCCGATGGCATGCGGCGACGGTAGTGCGCCAGACGGCGAGGACTGTTCAAAACGCACTGGAGGTTGAGCCGAAAGAGATCCGCAATATCGGGGACGTTTGCCAGCGTGCGGCAGAATGCCTACCCACGCCGGTCCTCGGTCAAACTGCGGCAACCATCGTTCGTCCCGATTTGCGGGGGCCGGACCGAGCCAGGGCTTTGGCGGCGTTGGCCGCTGAGCTTGGAGTCACGGAGCGCTATGTGGCCGTGCAGATTGGGTTCGCCCGGCGGCTGTATCAAACGTCGTGGCGGATTCTCCAGGGTGCAAGGCGACCTGCACGCTAA
- the pyk gene encoding pyruvate kinase: MRRAKIVATFGPAISSFENTLAVVEAGVDVARMNMSHGDYSVHDVTYENVRRASKQLGKPVAIMADLQGPKIRLGRFVDGPHELAVGDIFTITTEDVPGTKDICSTTLKSLTDDVNVGDALLIDDGKVALRALEVDDVKVVAQVTVGGMVSNNKGINLPGVAVNVPALSEKDEDDLRWAMRRGVDMVALSFVRDATDIKRVHEIMDAEGRRVPVIAKIEKPQAVEQLHEIIDAFDAIMVARGDLGVELPLEEVPIVQKRAIELARRWAKPVIVATQVLESMIDNPRPTRAEASDCANAVLDGADAVMLSGETSVGKYPIETVKVMARIIESTEVHGLERVPPLGTKPKTRGGAITRAAVEIADQLDAKYICAFTQSGDSARRLSRLRPVKPVFAFTPVEHVWNQLALTWGIQPVLVPMVDHTDEMTAQVDRSLLELDLVEDGDLVVIAAGSPPGKAGSTNSLKVHKVGDLADTTFVGDAASNKEKLGPWPEKKKKA; encoded by the coding sequence ATGAGACGCGCAAAGATCGTGGCAACGTTCGGACCGGCTATTTCCAGCTTCGAGAACACCCTCGCAGTTGTTGAAGCCGGCGTGGATGTTGCCCGCATGAACATGAGCCACGGCGACTACTCCGTGCACGACGTGACGTACGAGAACGTCCGCAGGGCGTCGAAGCAGCTCGGCAAGCCCGTCGCCATCATGGCGGACCTCCAGGGTCCCAAGATCCGTCTTGGCCGCTTTGTTGACGGCCCGCACGAGCTGGCCGTCGGCGACATCTTCACCATCACCACAGAAGACGTTCCGGGCACCAAGGACATCTGCTCCACCACGCTGAAGAGCCTGACCGATGACGTCAACGTCGGCGATGCGCTGCTGATCGACGACGGCAAGGTGGCCCTGCGGGCCCTCGAGGTCGACGACGTGAAGGTGGTCGCCCAGGTGACTGTCGGCGGCATGGTCTCGAACAACAAGGGCATCAACCTGCCCGGTGTTGCCGTCAACGTTCCCGCGCTGAGCGAAAAGGACGAGGACGATCTGCGCTGGGCCATGCGCCGCGGCGTGGACATGGTTGCCCTGTCCTTCGTCCGTGATGCCACGGACATCAAGCGCGTCCACGAGATCATGGACGCAGAGGGACGCCGCGTGCCGGTGATCGCCAAGATCGAGAAGCCGCAGGCCGTTGAGCAGCTGCACGAGATCATCGACGCCTTCGACGCCATCATGGTGGCCCGTGGCGACCTCGGCGTGGAACTGCCCCTCGAAGAGGTGCCGATCGTCCAGAAGCGGGCCATCGAACTGGCCCGCCGCTGGGCCAAGCCGGTCATCGTCGCCACTCAGGTGCTCGAGTCCATGATCGACAACCCGCGCCCCACCCGTGCGGAGGCGTCGGACTGCGCCAACGCAGTGCTCGACGGCGCCGATGCAGTCATGCTGTCCGGCGAGACCAGCGTGGGCAAGTACCCGATCGAGACCGTCAAGGTCATGGCCCGGATCATCGAATCCACCGAGGTCCACGGCCTGGAGCGCGTACCCCCGCTGGGCACCAAGCCGAAGACCCGTGGCGGTGCCATCACCCGTGCCGCCGTCGAGATCGCCGACCAGCTGGACGCCAAGTACATCTGTGCGTTCACCCAGTCCGGTGACTCGGCACGCCGCCTGTCCCGCCTGCGCCCGGTCAAGCCTGTCTTCGCGTTTACGCCGGTGGAGCACGTCTGGAACCAGCTTGCACTCACCTGGGGCATCCAGCCGGTCCTGGTTCCCATGGTGGACCACACCGACGAAATGACCGCCCAGGTGGACCGCAGCCTGCTGGAACTGGATCTGGTGGAAGACGGCGACCTCGTGGTCATCGCTGCCGGTTCCCCTCCCGGAAAGGCCGGTTCGACCAACTCGCTGAAGGTGCACAAGGTGGGCGACCTCGCTGACACCACGTTCGTGGGCGACGCTGCCAGCAACAAGGAAAAGCTCGGACCCTGGCCGGAAAAGAAGAAGAAGGCCTAA
- a CDS encoding tyrosine-type recombinase/integrase: MASVWERKKSDGSTSFTVRWRNPETRKQEGITLATSAEAQTLKRLLDANNQSFEIAQHAMVKNQTKSPTVAAVIQEHIDLLVRPSVGTVHTYQTMLKLHIADVIGHIPVDKLDYRHLTYWIKTMQKKGRSPKTIKNNHGLIFAAMETAVMLRYRKDNPCRHVQLPSGEKAEDEARFLTHAEFGMILECMGERYRAFTEFLVMTGTRFGEATAVTVADVDLMSKPATMRINKAWKRGADSEYYIGATKTGAGKRTVSLNPHLVEVLIPLVASRPGSELLFTTPKGERIIHKLYWHHYWVPAVKAAQARGLTKSPRIHDLRHTHASWLIQDGVSLFTVSRRLGHASTRTTEQVYGHLMPQALQDAADAVERSAVVWRG; this comes from the coding sequence ATGGCCAGCGTTTGGGAACGAAAAAAATCGGATGGATCGACGTCCTTTACGGTCCGCTGGCGGAATCCCGAGACGCGAAAGCAAGAGGGGATTACCCTAGCTACGTCGGCCGAAGCCCAGACGCTGAAGCGCCTCCTCGACGCGAACAACCAGTCCTTCGAAATCGCCCAGCATGCGATGGTCAAGAACCAGACCAAATCACCCACTGTGGCGGCGGTGATCCAGGAACACATCGACCTTCTGGTGCGCCCGTCCGTCGGGACGGTCCACACGTACCAGACGATGTTGAAGCTGCACATCGCGGACGTCATCGGCCACATTCCCGTGGACAAGCTGGACTACCGGCACCTGACCTACTGGATCAAGACGATGCAGAAGAAGGGCAGGTCTCCGAAGACCATCAAGAACAACCATGGCCTGATCTTCGCGGCCATGGAGACGGCCGTCATGCTGCGCTATCGGAAGGACAATCCTTGCCGACATGTTCAGCTCCCGTCGGGCGAAAAGGCAGAGGATGAGGCTCGGTTCCTGACGCACGCCGAATTTGGGATGATCCTTGAATGCATGGGGGAGCGGTACAGGGCTTTCACCGAGTTCCTGGTCATGACCGGAACCCGCTTTGGCGAGGCAACTGCCGTGACCGTGGCTGACGTGGACCTGATGTCCAAGCCCGCAACAATGCGGATCAATAAGGCGTGGAAACGTGGCGCTGATTCCGAGTACTACATCGGTGCGACCAAGACGGGCGCCGGCAAGAGGACGGTCTCCCTGAATCCGCACTTGGTGGAGGTCCTCATTCCCCTGGTTGCCAGCCGTCCCGGCTCGGAGCTCTTGTTTACGACGCCAAAGGGTGAACGGATCATCCATAAGCTGTATTGGCATCACTACTGGGTTCCGGCAGTGAAAGCGGCGCAAGCGCGCGGGCTGACCAAGTCGCCCCGGATTCACGATCTGCGCCATACCCACGCGTCCTGGCTAATCCAGGACGGCGTTTCCCTATTCACGGTGTCTAGGCGCCTGGGGCATGCGTCCACGCGTACGACGGAGCAGGTGTACGGCCACTTGATGCCGCAGGCACTTCAAGATGCCGCGGATGCCGTTGAGCGGTCTGCCGTTGTCTGGCGTGGCTAG
- the gltB gene encoding glutamate synthase large subunit: MTQTLHSPSWSEPNQPAPAMSPFKRFAALPEAGGLYNPEQEKDACGLAIIATLRGEPGYDIVDAALTALRNLEHRGAVGADEGTGDGAGLLMQIPDEFFRAVTEFELPAPGQYVAGTAFLPAEQREADAAKAGIESLAADEGLTVLGWREVPIVADLVGAMARACMPYFSQPFFASSTGEVLERNELDSRAWRIRKRAQNKFGVYFPSLSSRTIVYKGMLTTAQLEPFYPDLSDKRFKTKLAIVHSRFSTNTFPSWPLAQPFRTIAHNGEINTVKGNRNWMRARQSQLANPLLGDSPEELYPICTPGASDSASFDEVAELLWLSGRPITHSIMMMIPEAWENHATMDPARKAFYEYHSLLMEPWDGPAAVSFTDGSLVGATLDRNGLRPGRYWITEDGLVVFASEVGVIDVEPSKVVKKGRVSPGKMFLVDTEAGRIIDDEEVKAEVAAANPWAEWVKDNLIDLNELPEREHVVHTAASVNIRQRTFGYTTEELKILLGPMARTGAEPLGAMGSDTPVAVLSKRPRLLFDYFVQSFAQVTNPPLDAIREELVTSLTCAIGPNGNLLDTKQVRQPQVSLPFPVINNDQLAKIANIESPDGDRVAMKVRGLYRPEGGENALRARLTEICEQVSGAINRGVQYVVLSDRDSNAQWAPIPSLLLVSAVHHHLLRSANRTKTALVVEAGDVRETHHVAVLIGYGASAVNPYLAMESVEQLISSGDVVGVTPQDGVYNLIKGLGKGVLKIMSKMGISTVASYTGAQTFEALGLGQELVDEFFAGTHSQLGGVGLDVIAAEVSARHQMAYPEGGIEQPHRPLLGGGEYQWRRDGEPHLFNPETVFRLQHATRERRYDIFKSYTRGVDDQSENLMTLRGLLKFKTDARPAVPLEEVEPVSSIVKRFSTGAMSYGSISKEAHETLAIAMNRLGGKSNTGEGGEDVDRLLDPERRSAVKQIASGRFGVTSLYLTNADDIQIKMAQGAKPGEGGQLMAQKVYPWVARTRHSTPGVGLISPPPHHDIYSIEDLAQLIYDAKRANPSARVHVKLVSEVGIGTVAAGVTKAKADVVLVSGHDGGTGASPLNSLKHAGVPWELGLAETQQTLMLNGLRDRVVVQVDGQLKTGRDVVIAALLGGEEFGFATAPLVVEGCIMMRVCHLDTCPVGVATQNPELRARFSGKPEFVVNFFEFLAEEVREILSELGFRSIEEAIGHAEMLDTREAINHWKAEGLDLDPILHGLEFDDDAPLRNLTGQNHELDKHFDQRLITMAAEALTDRSPVKIAVDVINTDRSVGTMLGHTVTKTFGTDVLATDTIDITLTGTAGQSLGAFLPAGITLRMFGDSNDYVGKGLSGGRIIVRPDRTNVFQAESNVIAGNVIGYGATSGEMFLRGQVGERFLVRNSGATAVVEGIGDHGCEYMTGGQTLIIGRTGRNFGAGMSGGTAYVLDLRTTRVNKQALESGELQLRELDAEDRDIVHGLLVKHVEETESLHAQRLLENFDDTAARITKVLPRDYAAVLQTRLDAIEEGLDPDGEEVWSRILEVTGG, from the coding sequence ATGACCCAAACTCTTCACAGCCCCAGTTGGTCCGAACCGAACCAGCCTGCACCTGCCATGTCGCCGTTCAAGCGGTTCGCGGCGCTGCCGGAGGCCGGTGGGCTCTACAACCCGGAGCAGGAGAAGGACGCCTGCGGCCTCGCCATCATCGCCACGCTCCGCGGGGAGCCCGGCTATGACATTGTCGACGCCGCCCTGACCGCACTGCGCAACCTCGAGCACCGCGGTGCCGTAGGTGCCGATGAGGGAACGGGCGACGGCGCCGGGCTGCTGATGCAGATCCCGGACGAGTTCTTCCGCGCCGTCACCGAGTTTGAGCTTCCGGCACCCGGACAGTACGTCGCCGGTACGGCATTCCTGCCCGCCGAGCAGCGTGAAGCCGATGCCGCCAAGGCAGGCATCGAAAGCCTCGCCGCCGATGAGGGACTCACCGTCCTGGGCTGGCGCGAAGTTCCGATCGTGGCAGACCTCGTCGGTGCCATGGCCCGGGCGTGCATGCCGTACTTCTCCCAGCCGTTCTTTGCCTCCAGCACCGGGGAAGTGCTGGAGCGCAACGAACTCGACTCCCGTGCCTGGCGTATCCGCAAGCGTGCCCAGAACAAGTTCGGCGTGTACTTCCCGTCGCTGTCCTCGCGGACCATCGTCTACAAGGGCATGCTCACCACCGCCCAGCTGGAGCCGTTCTACCCGGACCTCTCGGACAAGCGCTTCAAGACCAAGCTCGCGATCGTGCACTCGCGCTTCTCCACCAACACGTTCCCGTCCTGGCCGCTGGCCCAGCCGTTCCGCACCATTGCCCACAACGGTGAAATCAACACCGTCAAGGGCAACCGGAACTGGATGCGTGCGCGCCAGTCGCAGCTGGCCAACCCGCTGCTGGGGGATTCCCCCGAGGAGCTGTACCCCATCTGCACCCCGGGTGCCTCCGACTCGGCATCGTTCGATGAAGTGGCCGAGCTGCTCTGGCTCTCCGGACGCCCCATCACGCACTCGATAATGATGATGATCCCGGAGGCCTGGGAAAACCACGCCACGATGGATCCTGCCCGCAAGGCGTTCTACGAATACCACTCCCTCCTGATGGAGCCGTGGGACGGTCCCGCCGCCGTTTCATTCACCGACGGCAGCCTGGTGGGCGCAACGCTTGACCGCAACGGCCTGCGCCCCGGACGCTACTGGATCACCGAAGACGGCCTGGTGGTGTTCGCCTCCGAGGTGGGCGTCATCGACGTCGAACCTTCCAAGGTGGTCAAGAAGGGCCGTGTCTCCCCGGGCAAGATGTTCCTGGTGGACACTGAGGCCGGCCGCATCATCGATGATGAAGAGGTCAAGGCCGAAGTCGCCGCCGCCAACCCGTGGGCGGAGTGGGTCAAGGACAACCTGATCGACCTCAACGAGCTGCCGGAACGCGAGCACGTGGTGCACACGGCCGCGTCTGTGAACATCCGCCAGCGGACCTTCGGCTACACCACCGAGGAACTGAAGATCCTGCTGGGCCCGATGGCCCGCACCGGTGCCGAGCCCCTCGGCGCCATGGGTTCGGATACTCCCGTGGCCGTGCTGTCCAAGCGCCCCCGGCTCCTGTTTGACTACTTCGTGCAGTCCTTCGCCCAGGTCACCAACCCGCCGCTGGACGCCATCCGCGAAGAGCTGGTCACGTCGCTGACGTGTGCCATCGGCCCGAACGGCAACCTGCTGGATACCAAGCAGGTCCGGCAGCCGCAGGTTTCGCTGCCGTTCCCGGTGATCAACAACGACCAGCTCGCCAAGATCGCGAACATCGAAAGCCCCGACGGCGACAGGGTCGCCATGAAGGTCCGCGGCCTGTACCGCCCCGAAGGCGGCGAAAACGCGCTGCGCGCCCGCCTGACGGAAATCTGCGAGCAGGTCTCCGGCGCCATCAACCGCGGCGTGCAGTACGTGGTGCTCTCGGACCGCGACTCGAACGCCCAGTGGGCGCCCATTCCGTCGCTGCTGCTTGTCAGCGCCGTGCACCACCACCTACTGCGCAGCGCCAACCGGACCAAGACCGCCCTGGTGGTCGAAGCCGGCGACGTCCGCGAGACGCACCACGTGGCAGTCCTGATCGGCTACGGCGCCTCCGCCGTCAACCCGTACCTGGCCATGGAATCCGTGGAACAGCTCATCAGCAGCGGAGATGTTGTCGGGGTGACGCCGCAGGACGGCGTCTACAACCTGATCAAGGGCCTCGGCAAGGGTGTCCTGAAGATCATGTCCAAGATGGGCATCTCCACGGTGGCCTCTTACACCGGTGCCCAGACGTTCGAAGCGCTTGGCCTCGGCCAGGAGCTGGTGGACGAATTCTTCGCCGGCACGCACTCCCAGCTCGGCGGCGTCGGGCTCGACGTCATTGCCGCTGAGGTTTCGGCCCGGCACCAGATGGCGTACCCGGAGGGCGGCATCGAGCAGCCGCACCGCCCGCTGCTCGGCGGCGGCGAGTACCAGTGGCGCCGCGACGGCGAACCGCACCTGTTCAACCCGGAGACGGTTTTCCGGCTGCAGCACGCCACGCGTGAACGCCGTTACGACATCTTCAAGTCCTACACCCGGGGCGTGGACGACCAGTCCGAGAACCTCATGACCCTCCGCGGCCTGCTGAAGTTCAAGACCGACGCCCGTCCCGCCGTGCCGCTTGAGGAAGTGGAGCCCGTCTCCAGCATCGTCAAGCGCTTCTCCACCGGTGCCATGAGCTACGGGTCCATCTCGAAGGAAGCCCACGAGACCCTCGCGATCGCCATGAACCGGCTGGGCGGCAAGTCCAACACCGGTGAAGGCGGCGAGGACGTGGACCGCCTGCTGGATCCGGAGCGCCGCTCGGCCGTCAAGCAGATTGCCTCCGGCCGCTTCGGCGTGACCAGCCTGTACCTGACCAACGCAGACGACATCCAGATCAAGATGGCGCAGGGCGCCAAGCCCGGCGAAGGCGGCCAGCTGATGGCGCAGAAGGTGTACCCCTGGGTTGCCCGGACGCGCCACTCGACCCCCGGCGTCGGACTCATTTCCCCGCCCCCGCACCACGACATCTACTCGATCGAAGACCTCGCCCAGTTGATCTACGACGCCAAGCGCGCCAATCCGTCGGCCCGGGTGCATGTCAAGCTCGTTTCCGAGGTGGGAATCGGCACAGTTGCCGCCGGTGTCACCAAGGCGAAGGCCGACGTCGTACTGGTTTCCGGCCACGACGGCGGTACCGGCGCCTCGCCGCTGAACTCGCTCAAGCACGCCGGTGTTCCGTGGGAGCTGGGGCTCGCAGAGACCCAGCAGACCCTGATGCTTAACGGCCTGCGCGACCGCGTGGTGGTGCAGGTGGACGGCCAGCTCAAGACCGGCCGCGACGTCGTAATCGCAGCGCTACTCGGCGGCGAGGAATTCGGCTTCGCCACGGCACCGCTGGTGGTGGAAGGCTGCATCATGATGCGCGTCTGCCACCTGGACACCTGCCCGGTGGGCGTTGCCACGCAGAACCCCGAACTGCGGGCCCGCTTCAGCGGCAAGCCGGAGTTCGTGGTCAACTTCTTCGAGTTCCTGGCTGAAGAGGTCCGAGAGATCCTGTCGGAGCTCGGCTTCCGCAGCATCGAAGAGGCAATCGGCCACGCCGAAATGCTGGACACCCGTGAAGCGATCAACCACTGGAAGGCCGAAGGGCTGGATCTGGACCCGATCCTGCACGGGCTCGAGTTCGATGACGACGCCCCGCTGCGCAACCTGACCGGCCAGAACCATGAGCTGGACAAGCACTTCGACCAGCGGCTCATCACCATGGCCGCCGAGGCGCTGACCGACCGCAGCCCGGTGAAGATCGCCGTGGACGTCATCAACACGGACCGTTCCGTTGGCACCATGCTGGGCCACACCGTGACCAAGACGTTCGGTACCGATGTGCTGGCGACGGACACGATCGACATCACGCTGACCGGTACCGCGGGCCAGTCGCTGGGCGCCTTCCTGCCCGCCGGCATCACGCTGCGGATGTTCGGCGACTCGAACGACTACGTGGGCAAGGGCCTCTCCGGCGGCCGCATCATCGTCCGCCCGGACCGTACCAACGTGTTCCAGGCCGAGAGCAACGTGATTGCCGGCAACGTGATCGGCTACGGTGCCACCAGCGGCGAGATGTTCCTGCGCGGCCAGGTGGGCGAACGCTTCCTGGTCCGGAACTCCGGCGCCACGGCGGTTGTCGAGGGGATCGGCGACCACGGCTGTGAGTACATGACCGGCGGCCAGACGCTGATCATCGGCCGCACCGGCCGTAACTTCGGTGCGGGCATGTCAGGCGGAACGGCCTACGTGCTGGATCTGCGGACCACCCGTGTCAACAAGCAGGCGCTGGAATCCGGCGAACTGCAGCTGCGCGAACTGGATGCCGAGGACCGAGACATTGTGCACGGCCTCCTGGTCAAGCACGTCGAGGAAACCGAATCGCTGCACGCGCAGCGGCTGCTCGAAAACTTCGACGACACCGCAGCCCGCATTACCAAAGTCCTGCCGCGCGACTACGCGGCCGTATTGCAGACCCGCCTTGACGCGATCGAAGAGGGCCTGGACCCCGATGGCGAAGAAGTATGGTCTCGAATCCTGGAGGTGACCGGTGGCTGA
- a CDS encoding ArsR/SmtB family transcription factor: MPRITQPHDDAWSADVEAAVATFGNRSRNEILRYLSAHGPASRGDIAASVSAGEPSVAKHLLALEESGAIVVDVEPGRRHGRSPRYSASPARIKELLAAHHEYLLEG, from the coding sequence ATGCCAAGGATTACCCAGCCTCACGACGACGCCTGGTCAGCCGACGTCGAGGCCGCCGTCGCGACCTTTGGCAACCGTTCACGGAATGAGATCCTTCGCTACCTTTCGGCGCACGGGCCGGCCTCCCGTGGGGACATTGCGGCATCAGTCAGCGCCGGCGAACCTAGTGTGGCCAAGCACCTGCTGGCATTGGAGGAGTCCGGCGCCATCGTAGTCGATGTCGAACCAGGCCGTCGCCACGGCCGATCGCCGCGCTATTCAGCCAGCCCGGCAAGGATCAAGGAATTGCTGGCGGCTCATCATGAATATCTTCTGGAGGGCTAG